ATCGAGCCGGTGGTGTGGTCGCGGCGCGCGAGTTGTTCACCTGCGCTACACCAGCGATTCGCGCCAGGCGGTGTGCAGGGCCGCGAATCGTCCGCTCGATTCGATCAGTTCGGCCGGTGTGCCGTCCTCCACGATGCGACCGGAATCCATCACCAATACCCGATCGGCGATGGCGACCGTCGACAGCCGATGCGCGATGATCACCGCGGTACGACCACGCAGCACGGTCTCGAGGGCGCGCTGCACCTGCCGCTCCCCCGGAATGTCCAGGCTGGAGGTCGCCTCGTCGAGGACGATCACCGCCGGGTCGGCGAGGAACACCCGTGCGAAGGCGACCAGCTGGCGTTGCCCGGCCGACAGCCGCCCGCCACGTTTGCGCACATCGGTGGCGAAGCCGTCGGGCAGCGACGCCACGAAGTCGTACAGTCCGACCGCGCGGGCCGCGGCATACACCTCGGCATCGGTGGCCTCGGGTTTGCCGAGCCGGATGTTGTCGGCGACCGAACCGGAGAACAGATACGACTCCTGGGTCACCATGGCGACGGCCCGGCGCAGGTCGGCGTCGGCGACTGTGCGCAGATCGACACCGTCCAATGCCACGGTACCGGCGGACGGATCGTAGAAGCGCGAAATCAGCTTGGCCAGTGTCGACTTACCGGCGCCGGTCGCGCCCACCAGCGCCACGACCTGACCGGCGGGCACGGTGAGCGAGAAACGCGGCAGCACCGAGCGCGCCGACGCCGAGGCGGCGGCATCCCGTCCCGGATAGCCGAAATCCACATCGGTCAGGCGCAATTCGCCCCGCGGGCGAGGGAGCGGATGCGGCGTGTCCGGTTCGGCGACGCTCGGCCGCTCCTCGAGGACGCCCGAGATCCGTTCCAGGGCAGCGGCGGCCGATTGATAGGAATTGAACACCTGGGCCAATTCGTCGAGCGGACCGTAGAACTGCCGTAGATACAGCAGGAAGGCCGCGAGCACCCCGATCTCGGTGTGGCCGTGGATGACCCGCCACGCGCCCACCACGAGAATGACCACATTGGTGGCATTGCTGATCAACCGCACCAGCCCGATGTAGCTCGCCATCCCGTACAGGGCAGCGATATTGGCCGCCCGGTATTCGGCATCGGAATCCGACAGCAGGTCCTCGTTGCGCTGTTCCCGCCGGAATGCCTGAACCGCGCGGATACCGCCCATGGTCTCGACGAAGTGCACGACCACCTTCGCGATCGCGCCCCGGGTCCGGCGATAGCCAGCACGCTGACGCCGCTGCGCCCATCGGGTCACGAACACCAGCGGCACGAATCCGGCCAGCACCACCAGCGCCAGCGGAATATCGAGCCACACCAGGATCACCGCGATCGTCAAGACCGACAGAACCGCGCTCAGCGCATCGTTGAGCGCGCGGTCGAGCAGATCCTCGAGCGATTCCAGATCGCTGGTGAGCCGGGCGACGATCTTGCCCGAGGTGTAGTTCTCGTGGAAGTCGAGCGACAGCCGCTGCACATGGGTGAACACGCGCATCCGCAGATCGAACAGCACCTGCTGACTCAGCCGGCCCGAGACGCGCAGGAACAGGAAGGTGGTCATCCCGCCCAGCGCGGCGCATCCGGCGATCCCGGCGACGGCCAGCGTCAGCGGTAACCAGTCGCCGTCGACGGCGCGCCCGACCCCGGTATCGACACCGTGCGCGACGAACAACGGGGTCGCCACCAGAGCGGCGTTGTCGATCACGATCAACACCAGCGCCAGGGCCGCCGACAGCCGGTAGGGGCGGATCAGCGACCACAGCAGCCGGCGTGAACGCGCGGCCAGGGCGAGGTTGACCGCCTCGGTCTGCTCCCCCTCCTCCGCGGCGACACCGCGCCAATCGGCGTCGGGGCGATCGGCCGGATCCGCATCCGGGCGCGCCGGATCAGCGTTCGTGCGCGAAGCGGTGTCCGTCGGCGGATTCGTCGACATCGAGATCACCTCCCATCAATTCCCGGTAGCGCGAGCAGGTTTCGAGCAGTCGTTCGTGCGGTCCGTCGGCGATGACGCGGCCCTCGTCGAGCACCGCGACCCGATCGGCCCAGGCCGCGGTGGACGGGCGATGCGCCACCAGCAGCACGGTGGCCCCGGCCAGGGCCTCGTGCAGCAGATGCTGCACCTGCTCCTCGGTGCTCACATCCAGCGCCGAGAGCGGATCGTCGAGGACGACGATGTGGCCACCGGGATGTGCGTGCCGGTCCAGTACGGCCCGCGCCAGGGCCAGCCGCTGCCGCTGACCGCCCGACAGGCTCAGTCCCTGCTCCCCGATGCGGGTGCGCAGCCCCCACGGCAGTTCATCGACGAACCGCGTCGCGCAGGCCACCTCCAGTGCCTCCCGGATCCGCTCCTCGGTGGCCTCCGGATGGCCCAGCGTGA
The genomic region above belongs to Nocardia spumae and contains:
- a CDS encoding ABC transporter ATP-binding protein; translated protein: MSTNPPTDTASRTNADPARPDADPADRPDADWRGVAAEEGEQTEAVNLALAARSRRLLWSLIRPYRLSAALALVLIVIDNAALVATPLFVAHGVDTGVGRAVDGDWLPLTLAVAGIAGCAALGGMTTFLFLRVSGRLSQQVLFDLRMRVFTHVQRLSLDFHENYTSGKIVARLTSDLESLEDLLDRALNDALSAVLSVLTIAVILVWLDIPLALVVLAGFVPLVFVTRWAQRRQRAGYRRTRGAIAKVVVHFVETMGGIRAVQAFRREQRNEDLLSDSDAEYRAANIAALYGMASYIGLVRLISNATNVVILVVGAWRVIHGHTEIGVLAAFLLYLRQFYGPLDELAQVFNSYQSAAAALERISGVLEERPSVAEPDTPHPLPRPRGELRLTDVDFGYPGRDAAASASARSVLPRFSLTVPAGQVVALVGATGAGKSTLAKLISRFYDPSAGTVALDGVDLRTVADADLRRAVAMVTQESYLFSGSVADNIRLGKPEATDAEVYAAARAVGLYDFVASLPDGFATDVRKRGGRLSAGQRQLVAFARVFLADPAVIVLDEATSSLDIPGERQVQRALETVLRGRTAVIIAHRLSTVAIADRVLVMDSGRIVEDGTPAELIESSGRFAALHTAWRESLV